From the Oncorhynchus nerka isolate Pitt River linkage group LG20, Oner_Uvic_2.0, whole genome shotgun sequence genome, one window contains:
- the elk1 gene encoding ETS domain-containing protein Elk-3 isoform X1, translated as MESNPLISAMDPSITLWQFLLHLLEDDSHRHLISWTSGDGEFKLLDAEEVARLWGLRKNKTNMNYDKLSRALRYYYDKNIIKKVSGQKFVYKFVAHPDPSSVDCVRGGEDSQQQENLDAAGQTKSPGGGSSNCPSKNLQMQRSSPVSVQRSSRNDYMKSGLYSTFTIQSLQAPCRTSPQPIKTELLNQDSSPRPHSADRTLREVRAHDEDLSILTMVCLDGQSSSMQGCGSVESSLQVTLTHPSPCVTPALSPQTLSVSTTGSSKSQPQKTQNLCDPPQIYLTSVSDPGSLTPLTLTPVAAPGAPGECVVNQPQGHPVFVVIKPSHLVHSKEQNLTSEEELVKIMTLGEKHVVEVPESASGPREPETPLSIDVLPPCVEPVGQPVGEGEEQGKDEAHLPENSMTPAVALQAATHPAWSPQEVQPPKAKKPKVLELPSSSTLLPPGLSLDQVNAAVNSLLAPGSATNTLTPTVFTSHSLTPVLLTPSPLPSTIHFWSTLSPIAPRSPAKLSFQFPSNGSNHIHIPALSVDGLSTPVVLSPGPQKP; from the exons ATGGAGTCTAACCCCTTAATAAGTG CCATGGACCCGTCCATCACGTTGTGGCAGTTCCTGCTGCATCTCCTCGAGGACGACAGCCATAGGCATCTCATCTCCTGGACCTCTGGGGACGGGGAGTTCAAGCTGCTGGACGCAGAGGAGGTGGCACGCCTCTGGGGGCTCCGCAAGAACAAGACCAACATGAACTACGATAAACTAAGCAGGGCGCTGCGATACTACTATGATAAG AATATCATCAAGAAGGTGAGTGGGCAGAAGTTTGTCTACAAGTTTGTAGCCCACCCTGACCCTTCGTCAGTGGACTGTGTCAGAGGCGGTGAGGATTCTCAGCAACAGGAGAATCTTGATGCAGCGGGCCAGACCAAGTCCCCAGGAGGGGGGTCTTCTAACTGCCCCTCCAAGAACCTGCAGATGCAGCGgtcctctccagtctctgtccagcGCAGCTCTCGCAACGACTACATGAAGTCAGGGCTCTACTCCACCTTCACCATCCAGTCTCTCCAAGCCCCCTGCAGGACCTCTCCACAGCCTATAAAGACTGAGCTGCTGAATCAGGACTCTTCCCCCAGACCCCACAGCGCTGATCGGACACTGCGGGAGGTGAGGGCCCATGACGAGGACCTCTCCATTTTAACCATG GTGTGTCTGGATGGCCAGAGCTCCTCCATGCAGGGCTGTGGCAGCGTAGAGAGTAGCCTGCAGGTCACACTGACTCATCCCTCGCCCTGTGTCACGCCTGCCCTCAGCCCCCAGACCTTGTCAGTGTCAACCACAGGCAGCTCG AAGTCTCAGCCACAGAAGACCCAGAACCTATGCGACCCTCCTCAGATCTATCTGACCAGTGTGTCGGACCCTGGCTCCCTCACTCCTCTGACCCTGACCCCTGTTGCTGCACCTGGGGCCCCGGGGGAGTGTGTGGTGAACCAGCCTCAGGGCCACCCTGTCTTTGTGGTCATCAAGCCCTCACATTTGGTGCATTCCAAAGAGCAAAACCTCACGTCTGAAGAGGAACTGGTGAAGATCATGACCTTGGGGGAGAAACATGTTGTAGAG GTTCCTGAATCTGCATCAGGACCAAGGGAACCTGAAACCCCCCTCTCCATTGATGTCCTCCCTCCCTGCGTGGAACCAGTGGGCCAGCCTGTTGGGGAAGGGGAGGAACAAGGCAAAGATGAGGCCCATTTACCAG AAAATTCCATGACTCCAGCAGTTGCTCTTCAAGCGGCTACTCATCCAGCCTGGTCGCCCCAGGAAGTACAACCCCCGAAAGCCAAGAAGCCCAAAGTCCTAGAACTGCCCTCTTCCTCAACCCTCCTACCCCCTGGTCTGTCACTGGATCAGGTCAATGCTGCCGTCAACAGCCTTCTGGCCCCTGGAAGTGCCACCAACACTCTGACTCCTACAGTGTTCACCTCCCATTCTCTG ACTCCGGTATTACTGACACCaagtcctctcccctccaccatcCACTTCTGGAGCACACTCAGTCCCATTGCTCCCCGGAGCCCGGCCAAGCTCTCCTTTCAG
- the elk1 gene encoding ETS domain-containing protein Elk-1 isoform X2, which yields MESNPLISAMDPSITLWQFLLHLLEDDSHRHLISWTSGDGEFKLLDAEEVARLWGLRKNKTNMNYDKLSRALRYYYDKNIIKKVSGQKFVYKFVAHPDPSSVDCVRGGEDSQQQENLDAAGQTKSPGGGSSNCPSKNLQMQRSSPVSVQRSSRNDYMKSGLYSTFTIQSLQAPCRTSPQPIKTELLNQDSSPRPHSADRTLREVCLDGQSSSMQGCGSVESSLQVTLTHPSPCVTPALSPQTLSVSTTGSSKSQPQKTQNLCDPPQIYLTSVSDPGSLTPLTLTPVAAPGAPGECVVNQPQGHPVFVVIKPSHLVHSKEQNLTSEEELVKIMTLGEKHVVEVPESASGPREPETPLSIDVLPPCVEPVGQPVGEGEEQGKDEAHLPENSMTPAVALQAATHPAWSPQEVQPPKAKKPKVLELPSSSTLLPPGLSLDQVNAAVNSLLAPGSATNTLTPTVFTSHSLTPVLLTPSPLPSTIHFWSTLSPIAPRSPAKLSFQFPSNGSNHIHIPALSVDGLSTPVVLSPGPQKP from the exons ATGGAGTCTAACCCCTTAATAAGTG CCATGGACCCGTCCATCACGTTGTGGCAGTTCCTGCTGCATCTCCTCGAGGACGACAGCCATAGGCATCTCATCTCCTGGACCTCTGGGGACGGGGAGTTCAAGCTGCTGGACGCAGAGGAGGTGGCACGCCTCTGGGGGCTCCGCAAGAACAAGACCAACATGAACTACGATAAACTAAGCAGGGCGCTGCGATACTACTATGATAAG AATATCATCAAGAAGGTGAGTGGGCAGAAGTTTGTCTACAAGTTTGTAGCCCACCCTGACCCTTCGTCAGTGGACTGTGTCAGAGGCGGTGAGGATTCTCAGCAACAGGAGAATCTTGATGCAGCGGGCCAGACCAAGTCCCCAGGAGGGGGGTCTTCTAACTGCCCCTCCAAGAACCTGCAGATGCAGCGgtcctctccagtctctgtccagcGCAGCTCTCGCAACGACTACATGAAGTCAGGGCTCTACTCCACCTTCACCATCCAGTCTCTCCAAGCCCCCTGCAGGACCTCTCCACAGCCTATAAAGACTGAGCTGCTGAATCAGGACTCTTCCCCCAGACCCCACAGCGCTGATCGGACACTGCGGGAG GTGTGTCTGGATGGCCAGAGCTCCTCCATGCAGGGCTGTGGCAGCGTAGAGAGTAGCCTGCAGGTCACACTGACTCATCCCTCGCCCTGTGTCACGCCTGCCCTCAGCCCCCAGACCTTGTCAGTGTCAACCACAGGCAGCTCG AAGTCTCAGCCACAGAAGACCCAGAACCTATGCGACCCTCCTCAGATCTATCTGACCAGTGTGTCGGACCCTGGCTCCCTCACTCCTCTGACCCTGACCCCTGTTGCTGCACCTGGGGCCCCGGGGGAGTGTGTGGTGAACCAGCCTCAGGGCCACCCTGTCTTTGTGGTCATCAAGCCCTCACATTTGGTGCATTCCAAAGAGCAAAACCTCACGTCTGAAGAGGAACTGGTGAAGATCATGACCTTGGGGGAGAAACATGTTGTAGAG GTTCCTGAATCTGCATCAGGACCAAGGGAACCTGAAACCCCCCTCTCCATTGATGTCCTCCCTCCCTGCGTGGAACCAGTGGGCCAGCCTGTTGGGGAAGGGGAGGAACAAGGCAAAGATGAGGCCCATTTACCAG AAAATTCCATGACTCCAGCAGTTGCTCTTCAAGCGGCTACTCATCCAGCCTGGTCGCCCCAGGAAGTACAACCCCCGAAAGCCAAGAAGCCCAAAGTCCTAGAACTGCCCTCTTCCTCAACCCTCCTACCCCCTGGTCTGTCACTGGATCAGGTCAATGCTGCCGTCAACAGCCTTCTGGCCCCTGGAAGTGCCACCAACACTCTGACTCCTACAGTGTTCACCTCCCATTCTCTG ACTCCGGTATTACTGACACCaagtcctctcccctccaccatcCACTTCTGGAGCACACTCAGTCCCATTGCTCCCCGGAGCCCGGCCAAGCTCTCCTTTCAG
- the uxt gene encoding protein UXT: MAHAGKPSIDKKVLQYETFISDVLKRDLERVLEQRDGVYEKIAQYLQLKNTIESLKESETKGLKTEIDLGCNFYVQAHVEDSSKIFVAVGYGFFVELTHSEALKFIEKKTDQLTVHTEVLTKDSAKIKANIRMVLEGLRELQSLTDVPEKRMRDAL, from the exons ATGGCTCATGCTGGAAAACCCAGCATTGACAAAAAGGTCTTGCAGTATGAAACGTTTATTAGCGATGTGTTGAAACGAGATTTGGA GAGGGTATTGGAGCAAAGAGATGGAGTGTATGAAAAAATTGCACAATATCTACAACTGAAAAATACCATTGAAAGCCTAAAG GAATCTGAGACAAAGGGACTCAAAACAGAGATAGATCTTGGCTGTAATTTCTACGTCCAAGCACATGT GGAGGACTCGTCAAAAATCTTTGTTGCTGTTGGATATGGCTTTTTTGTCGAGTTAACGCACTCGGAAGCTCTGAAGTTCATTGAGAAAAAGACAGATCAGCTTACAGT ACATACCGAAGTGTTGACCAAAGACTCAGCTAAAATCAAAGCCAACATTCGCATGGTGTTGGAG GGATTAAGAGAGCTTCAAAGTCTTACGGATGTTCCGGAGAAAAGGATGAGAGATGCTCTTTAG
- the zgc:86609 gene encoding ER membrane protein complex subunit 3-like codes for MAELLLDSSIRIWVVLPIVLITFCVGIIRHYVTQLLQSDKKVDLEQVSDSQVLLRSRILRENGKYIPKQSFNMRKQYFNDAETGFFKKVKRKVTPKNPMTDTSMLTDMMKGNLTNVLPMIVIGGWINWAFSGFVITKVPFPLTLRFKPMLQRGIELLSLDASWVSSASWYFLNVFGLRSMYSLILGQDNAADQSRIMQDQMTGAAMAMPPDPNKAFKSEWEALEIVEHKWALENVEEELMSRDLNFCGIFSQEIKATMF; via the exons ATGGCTGAGTTGCTTCTGGATTCAAGTATCCGAATATGGGTGGTTTTACCAATTGTATTGATTACATTTTGCGTTGGAATTATCCGTCACTATGTCACCCAACTCCTGCAAAGTGACAAAAAAGTTGATCTGGAACAGGTGTCAGACAG CCAAGTCCTTCTGCGTAGCCGCATCTTAAGAGAAAATGGAAAGTATATCCCTAAACAA tcATTTAACATGCGAAAGCAATATTTCAATGATGCGGAGACTGGGTTCTTCAAGAAGGTCAAGCGAAAGGTGACTCCCAAAAACCCAATGACTG ATACCAGCATGCTGACTGACATGATGAAGGGAAATCTGACCAATGTACTTCCCATGATTGTGATTGGAGGATGGATCAACTGGGCATTCTCTGGCTTTGTCATTA CTAAGGTTCCCTTTCCTCTGACATTGAGATTCAAACCAATGCTGCAGCGTGGAATTGAACTGTTGTCTCTTGATGCATCCTG GGTGAGCTCAGCCTCTTGGTATTTCCTTAATGTTTTTGGACTGAGGAGTATGTACAGCCTCATTCTTGGACAGGACAATG CTGCGGATCAGTCGAGGATCATGCAGGATCAGATGACTGGCGCTGCCATGGCCATGCCACCTGATCCTAACAAGGCCTTTAAG AGTGAATGGGAGGCGTTGGAGATTGTGGAGCACAAATGGGCCCTGGAGAACGTTGAGGAGGAGCTGATGTCTCGAGATCTGAACTTTTGTGGAATCTTCAGTCAAGAGATAAAAGCCACAATGTTCTAA